In the genome of Croceimicrobium hydrocarbonivorans, one region contains:
- a CDS encoding GNAT family N-acetyltransferase yields MNYLLIEGKAGPHADFNNQKISEFLFKHLEQYGDPIDQIQACLDYVFNPAKGGFVAIAYTDDQKIMGATIVNNTGMSGYIPENILVYIAVDAQTRGQGVGKTLMQMALEHAEGNVALHVEPDNPARKLYEKLGFTNKYLEMRYQK; encoded by the coding sequence ATGAATTACCTACTTATCGAAGGTAAAGCCGGTCCTCATGCCGACTTTAACAATCAGAAGATATCCGAATTTTTATTCAAACACCTGGAGCAGTATGGCGATCCCATCGATCAAATTCAGGCTTGTTTAGACTATGTTTTTAATCCCGCCAAAGGAGGTTTCGTTGCGATCGCCTATACGGATGATCAAAAGATTATGGGCGCTACTATTGTTAATAATACAGGTATGAGCGGCTATATCCCAGAGAATATCTTGGTTTATATCGCAGTGGATGCCCAAACTCGTGGTCAGGGTGTGGGCAAAACATTGATGCAAATGGCCCTGGAACATGCGGAAGGAAATGTGGCCCTGCATGTAGAGCCCGATAATCCGGCACGTAAGCTTTATGAAAAGTTGGGTTTCACCAATAAGTATCTGGAAATGCGATACCAAAAATAA
- a CDS encoding sodium:solute symporter family protein encodes MRRNKDIDDYYVGGRGMSSGHIGLSVVATDVGGGFSIGLGGLGFAIGLAGSWMLFTGLVGAWLSAYFLIPKIFGLLRRHKLFTFPEIFFHLFNSRVAFLAALVSAIGYIGFTGAQILAGAKLATATFPDLSLQSAVWIMGLTAVIYTVFGGLKAVIYTDTVQWIILMAGLIFIGIPMSYFAVGGYDAIKATLDPSFFNLFNLPWVDLFNWALTIIPIWFIGMTLYQRIYASRDEKTARKAWFLAGIFEWPIMAFMGVLLGLFARVALQQGMFDELGYTDLASIDAEMGLPLLLRSILPVGLMGLMMSAYFSAIMSTADSCLMAASGNVLTDIIGRYTNLSEHKLLRYSQYVTFAIGALSLLLATQMNNVLDLMLMSYSFMVSGLFVPLLAALFFRQKSSVAAWWSILIGGSTTLSLEVLIVNNSFHIPLDLNPNLFGITAALITYFSIAKYKSNELPTYRR; translated from the coding sequence ATGCGTCGCAACAAAGATATTGATGATTATTATGTAGGCGGTCGCGGAATGAGTAGCGGCCATATCGGATTGAGCGTAGTAGCTACCGATGTAGGCGGCGGTTTCAGTATAGGCCTGGGCGGATTGGGTTTCGCCATCGGATTAGCCGGCAGCTGGATGCTTTTTACCGGATTAGTTGGCGCCTGGCTTTCAGCCTATTTCCTGATTCCAAAAATTTTCGGTCTGCTACGCAGACACAAATTATTCACCTTTCCCGAAATCTTTTTTCACCTTTTTAATTCCCGGGTAGCATTTTTAGCGGCCCTAGTAAGTGCAATCGGTTATATCGGTTTTACCGGCGCGCAAATCTTGGCCGGTGCGAAACTAGCTACGGCCACTTTCCCTGATTTAAGCCTGCAATCTGCGGTTTGGATCATGGGATTAACCGCCGTGATTTACACCGTATTTGGGGGTTTAAAAGCGGTGATTTATACCGACACCGTACAATGGATTATTCTCATGGCCGGCCTCATTTTTATCGGTATTCCCATGTCTTATTTCGCAGTGGGCGGTTATGATGCCATCAAGGCCACTTTGGATCCCTCCTTTTTTAATCTATTCAACTTGCCTTGGGTCGATCTCTTTAATTGGGCTCTAACCATTATTCCTATTTGGTTTATTGGTATGACTCTCTATCAAAGAATTTATGCCAGTCGTGATGAAAAAACCGCTCGAAAAGCCTGGTTCCTGGCCGGAATTTTTGAGTGGCCCATTATGGCTTTTATGGGGGTATTGTTAGGTCTCTTTGCTCGGGTGGCCTTGCAACAAGGAATGTTTGATGAATTGGGATATACCGATCTGGCCAGCATTGATGCCGAGATGGGCTTGCCCTTATTATTACGCAGCATTCTTCCGGTGGGCCTGATGGGTTTAATGATGTCAGCTTATTTTTCTGCTATCATGTCTACTGCCGACTCTTGTTTAATGGCAGCCTCTGGCAATGTATTAACCGATATTATAGGCCGTTACACCAATTTATCAGAGCATAAACTCCTGCGCTATTCACAGTATGTAACTTTTGCTATTGGAGCTTTATCCTTACTCCTAGCCACTCAAATGAATAATGTGCTCGACCTGATGCTGATGTCTTACAGCTTTATGGTAAGTGGCTTATTTGTTCCGCTCTTAGCAGCCTTATTCTTTAGACAGAAATCGTCAGTAGCCGCTTGGTGGTCCATTTTAATTGGAGGGAGTACCACCCTCAGTTTGGAAGTATTAATAGTGAACAATTCCTTCCATATCCCCTTAGATTTAAACCCCAACCTATTTGGGATTACCGCGGCCTTAATCACCTATTTCAGTATCGCTAAATACAAAAGCAATGAATTACCTACTTATCGAAGGTAA
- the rpiB gene encoding ribose 5-phosphate isomerase B: protein MKIAIGGDHAAVELKAAIINKLESAGHELHNFGTDSTDSVDYPDFGHPVAKEVLNGDADLGIVICGSGNGINMTVNKYAGIRSALAWNEELASLARQHNNANILALPARFVSMEEGLAITDAFLNASFEGGRHERRVAKIAP from the coding sequence ATGAAAATTGCCATCGGAGGAGATCACGCCGCAGTAGAATTGAAAGCCGCTATTATTAACAAATTGGAGTCTGCCGGACACGAGCTGCACAATTTTGGAACCGATTCTACTGATTCTGTGGACTATCCAGACTTTGGTCATCCGGTAGCAAAGGAAGTCCTTAATGGAGATGCAGATTTGGGTATTGTGATTTGCGGCAGTGGTAATGGTATTAATATGACTGTTAATAAGTACGCCGGTATCCGTTCTGCCCTGGCCTGGAACGAAGAATTGGCATCCTTGGCTCGTCAACATAACAATGCGAATATCCTGGCCCTACCCGCCCGTTTCGTTTCTATGGAAGAAGGTTTAGCCATTACTGATGCTTTCTTAAATGCCAGCTTTGAAGGCGGTCGTCATGAGCGTCGCGTAGCTAAGATTGCTCCTTAA
- a CDS encoding toxin-antitoxin system YwqK family antitoxin: MLLRTLALILIAVIPLSSFSQTAGDSLKPTRYYYENGQVSSEGSLRNGKPDAYWKSYYRNGVLKAEGNRQNFELDGPWIFYDREGIRTSEINYKSGKKNGPSKLYKEGKLLKIDQFKDDVQEGITRFFYPDSSLQKEVPYVEGKMEGMGYEYAQDGRVITLLTFKNGALIRKQNINRFDQQEQKQGMWMEFHANKGIAVEGPYLNDLKNGYWKYYKSNGNLIRVEKWINGELQEGATEVAKLEIKREIDPKTGAVIFRGAYQNGKATGVHREYNSEGEIIAARVYDQGNKLFEGLIDEQGRKQGPWKSFYEDGSLKAEGSYKDDLKVGSWRYFFRDGKLEQQGNYVAGKANGLWEWYFQNGQLLREEEYAFGFEDGMSTEYNDTGAVIAQGSYVDGMKEGQWVLTINDHKEVGPYFEGLRNGLWKHYYLNKDQLSFEGSFENGLESGTHTYYYPNGQIQRRGDYAGGVRQGIWEFFTENGDRIVTIEYQDGVEVRYNGEKIDYGRRYERAVAEEKARKSLSEEAE; encoded by the coding sequence ATGTTATTAAGAACCTTGGCTTTAATCCTGATAGCGGTGATTCCCCTATCTTCGTTTTCGCAAACAGCCGGGGATAGTCTCAAGCCCACCCGCTACTACTACGAGAATGGGCAAGTAAGCAGTGAGGGGAGCTTACGCAATGGTAAACCCGATGCCTATTGGAAGAGCTATTATCGAAATGGGGTTCTTAAAGCTGAAGGCAATCGCCAAAATTTTGAACTGGATGGACCTTGGATCTTTTACGATCGAGAGGGGATAAGAACCTCGGAAATCAATTATAAATCTGGTAAAAAGAACGGTCCCAGTAAGCTCTACAAGGAAGGCAAACTTCTGAAAATAGATCAGTTTAAAGACGATGTTCAGGAAGGTATCACCCGGTTTTTCTATCCAGATAGTTCACTACAAAAGGAAGTGCCTTATGTGGAAGGGAAAATGGAGGGTATGGGATATGAATATGCCCAGGATGGTAGAGTAATCACTTTATTAACATTTAAGAATGGAGCCCTCATCCGCAAGCAGAATATCAATCGTTTTGATCAGCAAGAGCAAAAGCAAGGCATGTGGATGGAGTTTCATGCGAATAAGGGCATTGCCGTAGAAGGGCCTTATCTCAATGATCTGAAAAATGGCTATTGGAAATATTATAAATCCAATGGCAATTTGATTCGGGTTGAAAAGTGGATTAATGGCGAGCTGCAGGAAGGAGCAACTGAAGTGGCTAAGCTGGAGATTAAGCGAGAGATTGATCCAAAAACCGGAGCGGTAATTTTTAGAGGAGCCTATCAGAATGGAAAAGCAACCGGGGTGCATCGCGAATACAATTCGGAGGGTGAGATTATCGCTGCCCGGGTTTATGATCAGGGTAATAAACTATTTGAAGGATTAATCGATGAACAAGGTCGAAAGCAAGGCCCTTGGAAAAGCTTTTATGAAGATGGTAGCCTCAAGGCAGAAGGTTCGTATAAAGATGATTTGAAGGTAGGTTCCTGGCGTTATTTCTTTAGAGATGGTAAGCTGGAACAACAAGGAAATTACGTGGCGGGCAAAGCCAATGGATTATGGGAATGGTATTTCCAAAATGGTCAACTTTTACGTGAAGAAGAATATGCCTTTGGTTTTGAAGATGGAATGTCTACCGAATACAATGATACCGGAGCAGTTATAGCCCAGGGATCCTATGTAGATGGTATGAAAGAAGGACAATGGGTACTAACCATCAATGATCACAAGGAAGTGGGACCTTATTTTGAAGGTCTTCGCAATGGATTGTGGAAGCATTATTACCTGAATAAAGATCAATTAAGTTTTGAAGGAAGCTTCGAAAATGGATTAGAATCCGGAACCCATACCTATTATTATCCCAATGGACAGATACAACGAAGAGGAGATTATGCGGGAGGTGTTCGACAAGGTATTTGGGAGTTCTTTACAGAGAATGGAGACCGAATTGTAACCATCGAGTACCAGGATGGAGTAGAAGTGCGCTACAATGGCGAGAAAATCGATTATGGTCGACGCTATGAGCGTGCAGTCGCAGAAGAAAAAGCCCGTAAAAGTCTTTCGGAAGAAGCAGAATAA
- a CDS encoding NUDIX domain-containing protein codes for MTEFPRKAGEWTELSREIVYDNPWIEVQHSAILNPNGGEGIYGKVHFKNLAIGVLALTEEEEIFLVGQERFPFDGEYSWEIIEGGGPLEIDPLESAKRELKEETGLEAAHWEFMQEMHLSNSVSDERSLCFIAKDLVQKEAEPEDSEKLKIKKLPFQEALQMVLEGKIKDSISVAAILHYALLKKSN; via the coding sequence ATGACAGAATTTCCACGAAAGGCTGGTGAATGGACCGAATTAAGCCGTGAGATCGTTTATGATAATCCTTGGATTGAAGTACAGCACAGTGCTATATTAAATCCTAATGGAGGAGAAGGAATTTACGGTAAAGTTCATTTTAAAAACCTGGCCATCGGAGTTTTAGCCTTAACCGAAGAAGAAGAAATTTTTTTGGTAGGACAGGAGCGCTTTCCTTTTGATGGTGAATATAGCTGGGAAATTATTGAAGGAGGGGGGCCTCTGGAGATCGATCCATTGGAAAGTGCCAAAAGGGAATTAAAGGAAGAAACTGGATTAGAAGCCGCTCATTGGGAGTTTATGCAAGAAATGCATTTAAGTAATTCGGTTTCGGATGAACGTTCCCTTTGTTTTATAGCCAAAGATTTAGTTCAAAAAGAAGCAGAACCCGAAGACAGCGAAAAGCTGAAAATAAAAAAGCTCCCTTTTCAGGAAGCTCTTCAAATGGTTCTGGAAGGTAAAATCAAAGACAGCATTTCGGTTGCTGCTATCCTGCATTATGCCCTTCTAAAAAAGTCGAATTAG
- a CDS encoding DUF2911 domain-containing protein — protein MKKFLLSILTLFIFSGLQAQEKRASPLINTSQEIGNLEIKIQYGQPSMKGRTIFGDLVPFDKVWRTGANEATVIEFTEDVSINGEVVKAGKYALFTIPGKKEWTIIINSVWNQWGAYNYDSEKDVISFKVPAKQSKSPAEKFSIEISDKGVISLSWETTRVNFSVEKA, from the coding sequence ATGAAAAAATTCCTTTTAAGCATACTCACTCTTTTTATATTCAGTGGTTTACAAGCTCAAGAAAAAAGAGCTAGTCCCTTAATCAATACCAGTCAGGAGATTGGAAATCTGGAAATTAAGATCCAATATGGCCAACCTTCCATGAAGGGAAGAACCATTTTTGGCGATTTAGTTCCCTTTGATAAAGTTTGGCGTACCGGCGCTAATGAAGCCACCGTGATTGAATTTACCGAAGATGTAAGCATAAATGGTGAAGTAGTAAAAGCAGGGAAATATGCTCTCTTCACCATCCCTGGTAAAAAAGAATGGACCATTATTATCAATTCGGTTTGGAATCAATGGGGTGCCTATAATTACGACTCAGAAAAAGATGTGATCAGCTTTAAAGTTCCTGCCAAGCAAAGTAAAAGCCCGGCAGAAAAATTCAGTATTGAAATTTCCGATAAAGGTGTCATCAGCCTAAGCTGGGAAACCACTCGCGTTAATTTTAGTGTAGAAAAAGCCTAA
- a CDS encoding YceI family protein gives MISKLAKVFGLGDKEQFRAVKVRNDACTYNFTAVNMRFNKVKGFFKEAKLEVDFNIHALDQSFLNLRWPVDGIRTGIPERDKQLIEAVHFFNGLEYPEIVFKSREISKESKNQLIVTGDLFIKEHRKTVALYVGYSQDKYGYQLFVDYSLDRFEFGIGESGSFAIGRQIELEFDICLQFESA, from the coding sequence ATGATCTCAAAACTTGCGAAAGTATTTGGACTGGGGGATAAGGAGCAATTCCGTGCCGTCAAGGTGAGGAATGATGCCTGCACTTATAATTTCACCGCAGTCAATATGCGCTTCAACAAGGTCAAAGGCTTTTTCAAGGAAGCCAAGCTGGAAGTTGATTTTAATATTCACGCATTAGATCAGAGTTTTTTAAATCTTCGCTGGCCTGTAGATGGTATTCGCACCGGAATTCCGGAACGCGATAAGCAGTTGATAGAAGCCGTCCATTTTTTTAATGGACTGGAATATCCCGAAATTGTATTTAAAAGTAGGGAGATTAGTAAGGAATCTAAAAATCAACTGATTGTAACGGGGGACTTGTTTATAAAGGAGCATCGGAAAACTGTAGCGCTTTATGTGGGTTATAGTCAGGATAAATATGGCTATCAACTTTTCGTTGACTACAGTTTAGATCGCTTTGAATTTGGAATCGGTGAAAGCGGAAGCTTTGCCATAGGCCGTCAAATTGAACTAGAGTTTGATATATGCCTCCAATTCGAAAGTGCCTAG
- a CDS encoding tetratricopeptide repeat-containing sensor histidine kinase: MDAHQVRKWDLDSLYYLAFDQIGNSLQEGKIEVDKYYRASLLLNDSSNLAYALDLKGLDAYMRDKVDSAKMFADQSIKLFRILKDSIGLSTAIYNLSNYHEYLGEYTTALRYLHLAREIDIKLGNKKDNDPFYYNRLSDIVYNQGQLDLALRYLHKAWRAQHESGYSAYYLSPALHLNYAWLYNDLGITELAEYYAKKAYSYTTNDSLLTTRSGALEVLSLSAERRGDMDLALAYAQKALELNKVYGDPYFITYSHLFLMSHYTLVNELDKAQYYADLVLKNMEPFERSPTFVVDMNDELYKFFKKKGDNAQALKHLERSSEARRIINEVDGIAAMKQFDEEMENRYRELMKTKSRLQEEEINLQNTLLVFALILLIGVMGFLVLLYRSNKQMNAANEQLVLQNNQIESQKQEIQNQAEDLEDRNEELEKLNSSKDRLFSVLAHDLRQPFNQIIGVIDLLEGEQLEAADRKSILSSLKSSVQSTSDLVTNVLTWSKAQFAGVTLKPEHLALANTVKRALLHFSIALDKKKIKVVFDIPDQLSIVFDKDHFDSVLRNLFSNAYKFSPANSTIHISAKANTQKKRVYLYIRDEGIGMDQYQKERLVSGDQAVDSINGTFNESGTGIGMVIVRDFLRENQSYFDIESTINEGTTFIINMPMGPDVNLRSASNIKAVQDFL; this comes from the coding sequence ATGGATGCACATCAAGTGCGGAAATGGGATCTGGACAGTCTGTATTATCTCGCTTTTGATCAAATTGGCAATAGTCTACAGGAAGGAAAAATTGAGGTCGATAAATATTATCGAGCCTCCCTTTTATTGAATGACAGTAGCAATTTGGCCTATGCCTTGGATTTGAAGGGCTTGGATGCTTATATGCGCGATAAGGTAGATTCGGCCAAAATGTTTGCCGATCAATCCATCAAGCTTTTCCGTATTCTTAAAGATTCTATCGGTCTTAGTACCGCTATCTATAATTTAAGTAATTACCACGAGTATTTAGGTGAATACACCACTGCATTGCGCTATCTGCATTTAGCTCGTGAAATTGATATTAAACTGGGTAATAAAAAGGATAATGACCCTTTTTACTACAACCGCCTAAGTGATATTGTATACAACCAAGGTCAGCTGGATCTTGCCCTGCGCTATTTACACAAAGCCTGGCGTGCACAGCATGAAAGTGGTTATTCGGCTTATTATTTAAGTCCGGCTTTACATCTAAATTATGCTTGGCTATATAACGATTTAGGAATAACTGAATTGGCGGAGTATTATGCTAAAAAGGCCTATAGTTATACAACAAATGATTCTCTGTTAACCACACGTTCTGGTGCTTTAGAAGTATTGAGTCTTTCAGCTGAGCGCAGAGGAGATATGGATTTAGCTCTGGCTTATGCACAAAAGGCTTTGGAGCTGAATAAAGTTTATGGGGATCCTTATTTCATTACCTACAGCCACTTATTCCTAATGTCGCATTATACCTTGGTAAATGAGCTTGACAAGGCACAGTATTATGCGGATTTGGTTCTCAAAAATATGGAGCCTTTTGAGCGCAGCCCAACTTTTGTGGTAGACATGAATGATGAGCTTTATAAATTCTTTAAAAAGAAAGGGGATAATGCCCAGGCTCTAAAACATTTGGAACGCAGCTCTGAAGCGCGTAGAATTATCAATGAGGTGGATGGTATTGCTGCCATGAAGCAATTTGATGAGGAAATGGAAAACCGCTATCGGGAATTGATGAAAACCAAATCTCGTTTGCAGGAGGAGGAAATTAATTTACAGAATACCCTCTTGGTTTTCGCTCTTATATTATTGATCGGAGTGATGGGATTCTTGGTATTGCTTTATCGAAGCAATAAGCAGATGAATGCAGCCAATGAGCAATTGGTTCTTCAAAATAATCAGATCGAAAGTCAGAAGCAAGAGATTCAAAATCAGGCGGAAGACCTAGAAGATCGCAATGAAGAGCTCGAGAAATTAAACAGTAGTAAGGATCGATTATTCTCCGTTTTAGCGCATGATCTAAGACAGCCCTTTAATCAGATAATTGGCGTAATAGATTTACTGGAAGGTGAGCAATTAGAAGCTGCTGATCGTAAGAGTATCCTAAGCAGTTTAAAGTCTTCTGTTCAATCAACTTCCGATTTAGTTACCAATGTACTTACTTGGAGCAAAGCTCAATTTGCAGGAGTTACTTTGAAACCCGAACATTTGGCTTTAGCCAATACCGTAAAAAGAGCCCTGCTTCACTTTAGTATTGCCTTGGATAAAAAGAAGATCAAGGTGGTTTTTGATATTCCGGATCAGCTTTCTATCGTTTTTGATAAGGATCATTTTGATAGCGTATTGCGAAACTTGTTTAGCAATGCCTATAAATTTTCTCCGGCTAATTCAACCATTCATATATCGGCCAAGGCCAATACCCAGAAGAAGAGAGTATACCTCTATATCCGCGATGAAGGTATCGGTATGGATCAGTACCAAAAGGAGCGATTGGTATCCGGAGATCAGGCGGTAGATTCTATTAATGGCACTTTTAATGAATCAGGAACTGGCATTGGCATGGTGATCGTGCGCGACTTCCTCCGCGAAAATCAATCTTATTTTGATATTGAATCCACTATCAATGAGGGAACAACTTTCATTATCAATATGCCGATGGGTCCTGATGTGAATTTACGCTCAGCCAGTAATATTAAAGCGGTTCAGGATTTTCTATAG
- a CDS encoding VIT1/CCC1 transporter family protein → MSPKGHEDRIHGSKYPLINRFQEYLGEFVYGGIDGSVTTFAVVAGAAGATLDSAVVIILGFANLIADGFAMSVGSYLSTKSEKENYKKHENIEYWEVEHLPEKEKEEIRDIYRAKGFEGEILEQIVDTITADKDRWVDVMMKEELEMSEETKSPWAMGGVTFLSFLLFGFIPLLVYVLDYLKLMSADSPLFFYSSVLTGLVFMLIGYLKAMVTQTKIIRSMLETFFLGAAAAGLAYLVGDVLEGLFS, encoded by the coding sequence ATGAGCCCTAAAGGTCACGAAGATCGTATTCACGGTAGCAAATATCCATTGATTAATCGGTTTCAGGAATATCTGGGTGAATTCGTTTATGGCGGAATTGATGGCAGTGTAACCACCTTTGCGGTTGTAGCTGGAGCTGCCGGGGCCACCCTCGACAGTGCCGTAGTGATCATTTTAGGCTTCGCTAACCTTATTGCCGACGGTTTTGCTATGTCGGTAGGAAGTTACCTATCCACCAAAAGTGAAAAGGAAAATTATAAGAAGCACGAGAATATTGAATACTGGGAAGTAGAACATCTTCCTGAAAAGGAGAAAGAAGAAATCCGAGATATCTACCGCGCCAAAGGTTTTGAAGGCGAAATCTTAGAGCAAATTGTGGATACCATCACTGCCGATAAAGATCGCTGGGTAGACGTAATGATGAAGGAAGAATTAGAAATGTCGGAAGAAACCAAATCACCCTGGGCCATGGGTGGGGTTACCTTTTTAAGCTTTTTGCTCTTTGGATTTATACCCCTCTTGGTTTATGTTTTGGACTATCTAAAACTCATGTCGGCTGATAGTCCCCTATTCTTTTACTCTTCGGTTTTAACCGGATTAGTCTTTATGTTGATTGGTTATTTAAAAGCCATGGTTACCCAAACCAAAATAATTCGCAGTATGCTGGAAACCTTTTTCCTGGGAGCTGCAGCAGCAGGATTGGCTTATCTAGTAGGAGATGTATTAGAAGGACTTTTCAGTTAG
- a CDS encoding DUF2490 domain-containing protein has product MRNRRELGFLLISLILISINPVKLNGQSHYVDGLYWLRIQTQFTFNPKWSGSLELEERRFLAPDRAHQRVFPDVRLFYHFAPSWKTGIGYTNFSISGPGTADIPVNQVLHEQRYALFLARKFKWEKSSLGTQWKSELRNFDRDPLDGELNFLDYVVRLRFLAKYSYALDEFWKVSAGDELHINIAGNTDYQFFDQNRIFGGLSYKHNDFSYGLDYIFWYQKNRRGSAFFHRHILRFTFQYQFDFSGL; this is encoded by the coding sequence TTGCGGAATCGCCGGGAACTGGGCTTTCTCTTGATAAGCCTGATCTTAATTAGTATTAATCCAGTTAAACTCAATGGACAGAGCCATTATGTGGATGGCTTGTATTGGCTGCGGATTCAAACCCAGTTTACTTTCAACCCAAAATGGTCGGGATCTCTGGAATTGGAAGAGCGTCGATTCTTAGCTCCTGATCGAGCGCATCAAAGAGTATTTCCCGATGTGCGATTGTTCTATCATTTTGCCCCATCCTGGAAAACCGGAATCGGATATACCAATTTCAGTATTAGTGGCCCAGGTACCGCTGATATTCCGGTAAATCAAGTTTTACATGAACAACGTTATGCGCTCTTTTTAGCTCGGAAATTTAAATGGGAGAAGAGTTCTCTAGGAACTCAATGGAAAAGTGAATTACGCAATTTTGATCGCGATCCCTTAGACGGGGAGCTCAACTTTTTAGACTATGTTGTTCGTTTGCGCTTTTTAGCGAAATACAGCTATGCTTTGGATGAGTTTTGGAAGGTATCTGCCGGCGATGAATTGCATATCAATATAGCTGGAAATACCGATTATCAATTCTTTGATCAGAATCGGATTTTTGGCGGTTTAAGCTATAAGCATAATGACTTTAGCTATGGCTTGGATTATATATTCTGGTATCAAAAAAACCGCAGGGGCAGCGCATTTTTTCATCGCCACATCCTGCGGTTCACATTTCAATATCAGTTCGATTTTAGCGGACTATAA
- the amaB gene encoding L-piperidine-6-carboxylate dehydrogenase encodes MNLSEINNILEGLGISKENPGSSTGKEFFGAGPKIVSHTPINGQELASVTQTTREEYEAIMAKSDEAFKVWRTMPAPKRGEIVRQYGNKLRENKDLLGRLVSLEMGKSLQEGWGEVQEMIDICDFAVGLSRQLYGLTMHSERPSHRMYEQWHPMGTVGIISAFNFPVAVWCWNAAIAWVCGDVCVWKPSEKVPLCGIACQNIFNEVLEENNLPEGISCLVNGGVEVGEWMTQDKRMPLISATGSIRMGKIVGQAVAARLGKTILELGGNNAIIISEKADIESTLVGAVFGAVGTAGQRCTSTRRLIIHESQYDNVIAALKKAYGQLRIGNPLDMNNHVGPLIDTLAVEQYEKALAAIKEQGGTMIVEGEVLQGDEYSSGCYVKPCIAEVENHYAIVQHETFAPILYVMKYKDLDEAIALQNGVPQGLSSAIMTTDMRESELFLSAAGSDCGIANVNIGTSGAEIGGAFGGEKETGGGRESGSDAWKAYMRRQTNTINYSKEVPLAQGIKFDL; translated from the coding sequence ATGAACCTCTCAGAAATTAACAACATTTTAGAAGGATTAGGTATATCCAAAGAAAACCCCGGCAGTTCTACCGGAAAAGAATTTTTTGGAGCCGGTCCTAAAATTGTTTCACATACGCCCATCAATGGTCAAGAATTAGCCAGCGTTACTCAAACCACTCGCGAAGAGTACGAAGCGATTATGGCTAAGAGCGATGAAGCTTTTAAAGTTTGGCGTACCATGCCCGCTCCTAAGCGTGGTGAAATTGTACGTCAGTATGGAAACAAACTGCGCGAAAACAAAGACCTATTAGGTCGCTTGGTATCACTGGAAATGGGTAAATCCCTGCAAGAAGGTTGGGGTGAAGTACAAGAGATGATCGACATCTGCGATTTTGCCGTAGGTCTATCCCGTCAATTATACGGTCTTACCATGCACTCCGAACGTCCTTCTCACCGTATGTATGAGCAATGGCATCCCATGGGTACAGTTGGTATCATTTCCGCTTTCAATTTCCCGGTTGCGGTTTGGTGCTGGAATGCTGCCATCGCCTGGGTATGTGGTGATGTATGTGTTTGGAAACCTTCTGAAAAAGTGCCTTTATGCGGGATCGCTTGCCAGAACATCTTCAATGAAGTATTGGAAGAAAACAATCTTCCAGAAGGTATTTCTTGCCTGGTAAACGGTGGTGTAGAAGTAGGCGAATGGATGACTCAAGACAAGCGTATGCCTTTGATCTCTGCCACTGGATCTATACGTATGGGTAAGATTGTTGGCCAAGCGGTAGCCGCTCGTTTAGGTAAAACTATCTTAGAATTAGGTGGTAATAATGCCATTATCATTTCCGAGAAAGCCGATATCGAATCTACTTTGGTAGGAGCCGTATTTGGCGCCGTAGGTACTGCCGGTCAGCGTTGTACCAGTACCCGTCGATTAATCATCCATGAAAGTCAGTACGACAATGTGATTGCTGCCCTTAAAAAGGCTTATGGTCAGCTGCGTATTGGCAATCCATTAGACATGAATAATCACGTAGGTCCCCTTATCGATACCTTGGCCGTAGAGCAATATGAAAAAGCTTTAGCCGCCATTAAAGAACAAGGCGGAACCATGATTGTGGAAGGTGAAGTATTGCAAGGTGATGAGTACAGCAGTGGTTGTTATGTGAAGCCTTGTATTGCCGAGGTGGAAAATCACTATGCTATCGTACAACACGAAACCTTTGCTCCCATTTTATACGTGATGAAGTATAAAGATTTGGACGAAGCTATTGCACTTCAAAATGGCGTGCCTCAGGGACTTTCTTCAGCTATTATGACTACTGATATGCGAGAGAGCGAATTATTCCTCTCAGCGGCCGGTAGCGACTGTGGAATCGCCAATGTGAACATTGGTACCAGCGGTGCTGAAATTGGTGGCGCCTTTGGTGGCGAAAAAGAAACCGGTGGTGGTCGTGAAAGTGGATCCGATGCTTGGAAAGCTTATATGCGTCGCCAAACCAACACTATCAACTATTCTAAAGAAGTGCCTTTAGCTCAAGGCATCAAATTCGATTTATAG